One genomic region from Pseudoduganella dura encodes:
- the fliF gene encoding flagellar basal-body MS-ring/collar protein FliF, with product MAAAAEPLDIDAPAAGDARVPFYKTPMGKNIIRGGAVAAVIAVIVMIWLWQSKPEYRVLFSNYSDRDGGAITAALDQMQVPYKFSEGGNAIMIPEDRVHNVRLTLASQGLPKGGNVGFELMENQKLGVSQFLEQVNYQRALEGELAKSIESLGSVQSARVHLAMPKPSVFVREQQHPTSSVVLTLHPNRSIDPGQVSAIVHLVASSVPDLMPASVTVVDQQGNLLSDQNKDSKSAIKSLDATQLKYVQELQNQIIKQVENIVKPIVGDQNVRAEAVADVDFSAIEQAAESYKPNSAPAPSAIRSQQSSETSGNANANPNGVPGALSNQPPGVATAPLATTPPGEAAPPGTVPGGAAAAGTAPGHKESTTNYEVDKTVRYEQKAIAGLKRMTVGVVVNYRRIVDPATGKVTVRPLAADEMAKINSLVREAMGFSQDRGDSVSVANVPFDGIDRPADPALDWWRDPANLPLAAEIAKFAIVALILLYILLRVVRPMMRPVFKKIDEINAPEPEPEEEIVVEPAGPTEEEIRAQELAAMEESTARTYRDNLALAKKLANEDPRIVANVIKAWIGNND from the coding sequence ATGGCCGCAGCCGCCGAACCACTCGATATCGACGCCCCCGCCGCCGGCGACGCGCGCGTCCCGTTCTACAAGACCCCGATGGGCAAGAACATCATTCGCGGCGGCGCCGTGGCCGCCGTGATCGCGGTGATCGTGATGATCTGGCTGTGGCAGAGCAAGCCGGAATACCGCGTGCTGTTTTCCAATTATTCGGACCGCGACGGCGGCGCCATCACGGCGGCGCTCGACCAGATGCAGGTGCCGTACAAGTTCAGCGAAGGCGGCAACGCGATCATGATTCCCGAGGATCGCGTGCACAATGTGCGCCTGACGCTGGCTTCGCAGGGTTTGCCCAAGGGCGGCAACGTGGGCTTCGAGCTGATGGAAAACCAGAAGCTCGGCGTTTCGCAATTCCTCGAACAGGTGAACTACCAGCGCGCGCTGGAAGGCGAACTGGCCAAGTCGATCGAATCGCTGGGCAGCGTGCAAAGCGCGCGCGTGCACCTGGCGATGCCGAAACCGTCTGTCTTCGTGCGCGAGCAGCAGCACCCTACTTCCTCGGTCGTGCTGACGCTGCACCCGAACCGCTCGATCGATCCGGGCCAGGTGAGCGCCATCGTGCACCTGGTCGCATCCAGCGTGCCGGACCTGATGCCGGCCAGCGTGACCGTCGTCGACCAGCAGGGCAACCTGCTGTCGGACCAGAACAAGGACAGCAAGAGCGCGATCAAGAGCCTCGACGCCACCCAGCTGAAGTACGTGCAGGAGTTGCAGAACCAGATCATCAAGCAGGTCGAGAACATCGTCAAGCCGATCGTCGGCGACCAGAACGTGCGCGCCGAGGCGGTGGCCGACGTGGACTTTTCCGCCATCGAGCAGGCCGCCGAGTCCTATAAACCGAATTCGGCGCCGGCGCCGTCGGCGATCCGCAGCCAGCAGAGCAGCGAAACGTCGGGCAACGCGAACGCCAACCCGAACGGCGTGCCCGGCGCGCTGTCGAACCAGCCGCCCGGTGTCGCCACCGCCCCGCTGGCGACCACGCCACCCGGCGAAGCAGCGCCGCCGGGCACCGTGCCCGGCGGCGCCGCCGCGGCCGGCACGGCGCCGGGCCACAAGGAATCGACCACCAATTATGAAGTGGACAAGACGGTCCGCTACGAGCAGAAAGCCATTGCAGGCCTGAAACGCATGACGGTCGGCGTGGTGGTCAATTACCGCCGCATCGTCGACCCGGCGACCGGCAAGGTGACCGTGCGGCCCCTGGCCGCGGACGAGATGGCGAAGATCAACAGCCTGGTGCGCGAGGCGATGGGCTTCAGCCAGGACCGCGGCGATTCCGTCAGCGTGGCCAACGTGCCGTTCGACGGCATCGACCGGCCGGCCGATCCGGCGCTCGACTGGTGGCGCGATCCGGCCAACCTGCCGCTGGCCGCCGAGATCGCCAAGTTCGCGATCGTGGCGCTGATCCTGCTGTACATCCTGCTGCGCGTGGTACGCCCGATGATGCGGCCGGTCTTCAAGAAGATCGACGAAATCAACGCGCCCGAGCCCGAGCCGGAAGAAGAGATCGTGGTGGAGCCCGCCGGCCCGACGGAAGAGGAAATCCGCGCGCAGGAACTGGCGGCGATGGAAGAAAGCACGGCGCGCACCTACCGCGACAACCTGGCCCTCGCCAAGAAACTGGCCAACGAGGACCCGCGGATTGTCGCCAACGTGATCAAGGCATGGATAGGCAACAATGACTGA
- the fliE gene encoding flagellar hook-basal body complex protein FliE has translation MRTGGIDSSQIQSMIAQLKAAATRPQATPPAIQTEQPAARVDFSNALKGALDSVAETQNKAQALSQRFQAGDDSVNLSDVMIQMQKASINFQATVQVRNKLVEAYSNIMNMQV, from the coding sequence ATGCGCACAGGCGGTATCGACAGCAGCCAGATCCAGTCCATGATTGCCCAGCTGAAGGCGGCGGCGACGCGCCCGCAAGCCACGCCGCCGGCGATCCAGACCGAGCAGCCAGCCGCCAGGGTCGATTTTTCCAATGCGCTCAAGGGCGCCCTGGACAGCGTGGCGGAAACGCAGAACAAGGCGCAGGCACTGTCGCAACGCTTCCAGGCGGGCGACGATTCGGTGAACCTGTCGGATGTGATGATCCAGATGCAGAAAGCCAGCATCAACTTCCAGGCCACCGTGCAGGTACGGAACAAGCTGGTGGAGGCTTATAGCAACATCATGAACATGCAGGTATAA
- a CDS encoding flagellar brake protein, whose protein sequence is MQPFIPDADTENWHDFEVGSRREIIALLRKLSETRQTVRVAARDGGAVYVTSILEVDGDTDTVLLDRPAEQEHVLRLLTGEVSFETSLDKIRIFFGSEKLNPALQAGLPALKMAVPASLIRLQRREYYRMQTPLTNPVRVTIPLPPELGGSQAMFPLADISVGGIAILDNQFMLGDATGRDYHECRIELPDLGNVTTGLQIRNTHDITQLNSTTNRRLGCQFTDMGRGAAAAVQRYITKLERERNARINGLG, encoded by the coding sequence ATGCAACCCTTCATCCCGGACGCGGACACGGAAAACTGGCACGATTTCGAGGTAGGATCGCGCCGTGAAATCATTGCGCTGCTGCGCAAGCTCTCTGAAACAAGGCAGACCGTCCGCGTGGCCGCGCGCGATGGCGGCGCCGTGTATGTGACCTCGATCCTGGAAGTCGATGGCGACACCGACACGGTGCTGCTGGACCGCCCCGCCGAGCAGGAGCACGTGCTGCGGCTGCTGACCGGCGAGGTGTCGTTCGAGACCTCGCTCGACAAGATCCGCATCTTTTTCGGCAGTGAAAAATTGAACCCGGCGCTGCAGGCCGGCCTGCCGGCCCTGAAAATGGCCGTGCCCGCCAGCCTGATCCGCCTGCAGCGGCGCGAGTACTACCGGATGCAGACGCCGCTAACGAACCCGGTGCGCGTGACGATCCCGCTGCCGCCCGAGCTGGGCGGCAGCCAGGCGATGTTCCCCCTGGCCGATATCAGCGTGGGCGGCATCGCGATCCTGGATAACCAGTTCATGCTGGGCGATGCCACCGGCCGCGACTACCACGAATGCCGGATCGAACTGCCGGACCTGGGCAACGTCACCACCGGCCTGCAGATCCGCAACACGCACGACATCACGCAGCTCAACAGCACGACCAACCGCCGCCTCGGCTGCCAGTTCACCGACATGGGCCGCGGCGCCGCCGCCGCCGTGCAGCGCTACATCACCAAGCTGGAACGGGAACGGAACGCCCGGATCAACGGGCTGGGGTGA
- a CDS encoding EscU/YscU/HrcU family type III secretion system export apparatus switch protein: MTMHRDGGPKRPMQSAVALAYHDGKGAPRVVAKGRGLVAEQIIAVAAEAGVYVHESKELVSLLMDIDLDRQIPPALYRVIAELLAWLYHIEAAKKSGALPPPAPDTAAALPPSTSTDEP, translated from the coding sequence ATGACGATGCATCGTGACGGCGGCCCGAAGCGACCGATGCAGAGCGCCGTCGCCCTGGCCTACCATGACGGCAAGGGTGCGCCCAGGGTGGTGGCCAAGGGCCGCGGCCTGGTGGCCGAACAGATCATCGCAGTGGCGGCGGAGGCCGGCGTCTACGTCCACGAATCGAAAGAGCTGGTATCTTTGCTGATGGACATCGACCTGGACCGGCAGATTCCGCCCGCACTCTATCGTGTCATTGCGGAACTATTGGCCTGGCTTTATCATATCGAAGCAGCGAAAAAATCCGGCGCGTTACCCCCGCCCGCACCCGACACCGCCGCTGCCCTCCCCCCATCTACCTCTACAGACGAACCCTGA
- the fliK gene encoding flagellar hook-length control protein FliK — protein MQTRLDPAGLRPLVPGGGQAVADPRQAAFQRALGPMVGKTVQGEVLAKIPDGSYLVRVADTNARMVLPGGTPVGASIALNVVAAQPRPLLQVGTGQAQPATVYTAPGESAAAQARPMSSAAVLLNKAPLLAADQLPTLDHTSATATLSPAARAIASALTQAYSAPGAAVTIHGKNPLVAAGAPDPERLGLALKNVLGESGLFYESHVAEWAEGKRSLQDLAREPQMQRMTQQQASSEAMTRAMAGGPDLSAAQMINLQLHTQEQGKVQWHGEAWPGQPMQWDVEREQNEGRSRGRGEPDEPPVWRSGARFSFPLLGKVAATITLVGDQVHVAMQSGTDDTAAELRAWSGMLQRALEAAGAPLASLKIDSDAGPGTGADAAADAGPAMATAGAAADEGDDDAS, from the coding sequence GTGCAGACGCGGCTCGATCCGGCCGGGCTGCGGCCCCTTGTACCCGGCGGCGGCCAGGCGGTCGCCGATCCGCGCCAGGCCGCCTTCCAGCGCGCGCTGGGCCCGATGGTCGGCAAGACCGTGCAGGGCGAAGTGCTGGCGAAGATCCCGGACGGCAGTTATCTCGTGCGCGTGGCCGATACCAATGCGCGCATGGTGCTGCCGGGCGGCACGCCGGTGGGCGCATCGATCGCGCTGAACGTCGTGGCAGCCCAGCCCAGGCCGCTGCTGCAGGTGGGCACCGGGCAGGCGCAGCCGGCCACCGTCTATACAGCGCCGGGCGAATCCGCTGCGGCGCAGGCCCGCCCGATGAGCTCGGCCGCGGTCTTGCTGAACAAGGCGCCGCTGCTGGCCGCCGACCAGCTTCCCACCCTCGATCACACGTCCGCGACCGCCACGCTGAGCCCCGCCGCGCGCGCGATCGCCAGCGCGCTGACGCAGGCCTACTCGGCGCCCGGCGCAGCGGTGACGATCCATGGCAAGAACCCGCTGGTGGCCGCCGGCGCGCCCGATCCGGAGCGCCTCGGCCTGGCGCTGAAGAATGTACTCGGCGAATCCGGGCTGTTCTACGAATCGCACGTGGCCGAATGGGCCGAAGGCAAGCGCAGCCTGCAGGACCTGGCGCGCGAGCCGCAAATGCAGCGGATGACCCAGCAGCAGGCATCCTCCGAAGCGATGACGCGCGCGATGGCCGGCGGCCCCGACCTCTCCGCCGCGCAGATGATCAACCTGCAGCTTCACACGCAGGAACAGGGCAAGGTGCAGTGGCACGGCGAGGCATGGCCCGGCCAGCCGATGCAGTGGGACGTCGAACGGGAACAGAACGAAGGCCGCTCGCGCGGCCGCGGCGAGCCGGACGAGCCGCCCGTATGGCGCAGCGGCGCCCGCTTCTCGTTCCCGCTGCTGGGCAAGGTGGCGGCGACCATCACGCTGGTGGGCGACCAGGTGCATGTCGCGATGCAGTCCGGCACGGATGACACGGCCGCCGAGCTGCGTGCCTGGTCGGGCATGCTGCAGCGGGCGCTGGAGGCGGCCGGGGCGCCATTGGCGTCGCTGAAGATCGATTCGGACGCGGGGCCGGGTACAGGCGCGGATGCCGCCGCGGATGCCGGCCCGGCAATGGCAACGGCCGGCGCCGCGGCGGACGAAGGGGATGACGATGCATCGTGA
- a CDS encoding flagellar protein FliT has translation MTNHDVLCVYAAMGDLTTQMVAAANASDWEHLQDLEQRMTAHVAVLKASEGMVRLEGEQRARKATLIKQMLDNDRKVRDLITPWMAQLSRLINSTGTERRLVNAYGGV, from the coding sequence ATGACCAATCATGACGTGCTGTGCGTGTATGCGGCAATGGGCGACCTGACCACCCAGATGGTGGCCGCGGCCAACGCCTCCGACTGGGAACACCTGCAGGACCTGGAACAGCGCATGACGGCCCATGTGGCGGTGCTGAAGGCCAGCGAAGGCATGGTCCGGCTGGAAGGCGAACAGCGCGCGCGCAAGGCCACGCTGATCAAGCAGATGCTGGACAACGACCGCAAGGTACGTGACCTGATCACGCCATGGATGGCGCAGCTGTCGCGGCTGATCAACAGTACCGGCACCGAGCGGCGGCTGGTCAACGCCTACGGCGGCGTCTGA
- the fliS gene encoding flagellar export chaperone FliS encodes MFGSPQRGVNAYAKVGLETGVAAATPHKLVAMLYDGAIVALINATNHMKSGNIEAKGKAISHAIQIIDNGLKASLDKEVGGEIAKNLDALYEYMSSRLLTANLQNQVEILDEVRGLLTDLRDTWNQIGDEAHAPAGGAPLATQKQARAYSNI; translated from the coding sequence ATGTTCGGAAGCCCCCAACGCGGCGTCAATGCCTATGCCAAGGTCGGCCTGGAAACCGGCGTCGCGGCCGCCACCCCGCACAAGCTCGTGGCGATGCTGTACGACGGCGCCATCGTTGCGCTGATCAACGCCACCAATCATATGAAGAGCGGCAATATCGAAGCGAAGGGCAAGGCCATCTCGCACGCGATCCAGATCATCGACAACGGCCTGAAGGCCAGCCTGGACAAGGAAGTGGGCGGCGAGATCGCGAAAAACCTCGATGCGCTGTACGAATACATGAGCTCGCGCCTGCTGACCGCGAACCTGCAGAACCAGGTCGAGATCCTGGACGAAGTGCGCGGCCTGCTGACCGACCTGCGCGACACGTGGAACCAGATCGGCGACGAAGCGCACGCACCGGCGGGCGGCGCGCCGCTGGCCACCCAGAAGCAGGCGCGCGCCTACTCGAACATCTGA
- the fliD gene encoding flagellar filament capping protein FliD: MATISTSGSILDVNSIVSQLMAVEQQPLTKYAQKTASYQASLSAYGSLSGAVGVFQASLGGLTKATDFNTLSATPSNADVLSASATSKAVAGNYKVNVSQLAQAQTLTTPGITSSKSAIGLGGKTTISFQFGSASGGFGLAGETLKGPIASTGLSNGSLTINGTAIATDSTTTSARALAEAINAKSTTTGVTASATPASSDAALFAGFGDVETGVDGTYALKVGGVQIGAQGAGVAAGDGITAASIDEALTSPSTVLTALADAGITFTGTAAGGDLQFTRTDGANLDIDEVVTGSAAGVTGGLGSSGGEVNAGSSKTALSGISLKSTDASPITIAGSNPAGAGLAAGTGGTYLGGTFTQDANIASGIVTIDATNNSLEGIRDAVNKAGLGVTATIVSDGSSNPYHLVFTSNATGANASMKIGLSGTDTDPPDSALADLLAYDPSGAQKMTQTSAAQDTRLTVNGIAVTSKSNNVGEAIQGVTLTVTQTGASTLAISKNTSQVKSNVESFVKAYNDLNGTLKKLTGYDAENKTAGALQGDATATSIQSQVRRMLTSNISGLSGAYSNLGQVGISFSKDGTLTLDSTKFQKAIDTNFGDIGALFGAVGNTSDNLVSFTSSTSATKPGTYELSITQMASQGALTSGDPVAPSTTIAADTTWAVTLNDTTPSNSKNTATVTLPAGTYTPAELAKVVQSSINGTSAFSSAGSSVTASIDTDGKLVVSSAKYGSLSNIALSSTSGTSTDSLFGGATAVAGMDVAGTLGGHPVIGSGQTLTGLAGTDVEGLKIDVTGGAVGSRGTVSFSQGYAYQLNNLATTMLGKTGQITSRTDGINKSIKDVEKQSAAFSDKLTGIEARYRKQYSALDVMLANMQTTSSYLTQQLSALAANS; the protein is encoded by the coding sequence GTGGCCACTATCTCTACCTCCGGCAGCATACTCGACGTCAACTCCATTGTTTCCCAGCTGATGGCTGTCGAACAGCAGCCGTTGACCAAGTATGCGCAAAAAACCGCATCCTACCAGGCTTCGCTGTCCGCTTACGGTTCGCTGAGCGGCGCCGTGGGCGTGTTCCAGGCGTCGCTCGGCGGCCTTACCAAGGCCACCGACTTCAACACGCTGAGCGCCACGCCCAGCAATGCCGACGTATTGTCGGCCTCGGCAACGTCCAAGGCCGTGGCCGGCAACTACAAGGTCAACGTGTCGCAGCTCGCCCAGGCGCAAACGTTGACGACCCCCGGCATCACCAGCAGCAAGTCGGCGATCGGCCTGGGCGGCAAGACCACGATTTCGTTCCAGTTCGGCAGCGCCAGCGGCGGTTTCGGCCTGGCTGGCGAAACGTTGAAAGGCCCTATCGCCAGCACCGGTCTCAGCAACGGTTCACTGACGATCAACGGTACTGCCATCGCCACCGACAGCACCACCACCAGCGCCCGCGCGCTGGCCGAAGCCATCAATGCGAAAAGCACCACCACCGGCGTCACCGCCAGTGCCACGCCGGCATCGAGCGATGCCGCGCTGTTCGCCGGCTTCGGCGATGTCGAGACCGGGGTGGACGGCACCTATGCGCTGAAGGTCGGCGGCGTGCAGATCGGCGCGCAGGGTGCCGGCGTGGCCGCCGGCGACGGCATCACGGCCGCGTCGATCGATGAGGCGCTGACCAGCCCGTCGACCGTGCTCACCGCGCTCGCCGACGCGGGCATCACCTTCACCGGCACCGCCGCCGGCGGCGATCTCCAGTTTACGCGTACCGACGGCGCCAACCTCGACATCGACGAAGTGGTGACCGGCAGCGCGGCCGGCGTCACCGGCGGTCTCGGCAGCAGTGGCGGCGAGGTCAATGCCGGTTCCAGCAAGACCGCCCTCAGCGGCATTTCGCTCAAATCCACCGATGCCAGCCCGATCACGATCGCCGGCAGCAATCCGGCCGGCGCCGGTCTGGCCGCGGGCACCGGCGGCACCTATCTCGGCGGCACCTTCACGCAGGATGCCAACATCGCCTCGGGCATCGTGACGATCGACGCCACCAACAATTCGCTGGAAGGCATCCGCGACGCCGTCAACAAGGCCGGCCTCGGCGTGACCGCCACCATCGTCTCCGACGGCAGCAGCAACCCGTATCACCTGGTGTTCACGTCGAACGCCACCGGCGCCAACGCGTCGATGAAGATCGGGCTGTCCGGCACCGATACCGATCCGCCCGACAGCGCGCTGGCCGACCTGCTGGCCTACGATCCGTCCGGCGCGCAGAAGATGACGCAGACCTCGGCCGCGCAGGATACCAGGCTGACCGTCAACGGCATCGCCGTGACCAGCAAGTCGAACAACGTGGGCGAAGCGATCCAGGGCGTGACGCTGACCGTCACGCAGACGGGCGCCAGCACGCTGGCCATCAGCAAGAACACGTCGCAGGTGAAGAGCAACGTGGAATCCTTCGTCAAGGCCTACAACGACCTGAACGGCACGCTGAAGAAGCTCACCGGCTACGACGCGGAAAACAAGACCGCGGGCGCGCTGCAGGGCGATGCCACCGCCACCTCGATCCAGTCGCAGGTGCGCCGCATGCTGACGTCGAACATCAGCGGCCTGTCCGGCGCCTACTCGAACCTGGGCCAGGTGGGCATCAGCTTCTCGAAGGACGGCACGCTGACGCTCGACTCGACCAAGTTCCAGAAAGCGATCGACACCAATTTCGGCGATATCGGCGCCCTGTTCGGCGCGGTCGGCAACACCAGCGACAACCTGGTGTCGTTCACCAGTTCCACCTCGGCCACCAAGCCGGGCACCTACGAACTGTCGATCACGCAGATGGCCTCGCAGGGCGCGCTGACGAGCGGCGACCCGGTCGCCCCGAGCACCACGATCGCCGCCGATACCACGTGGGCCGTCACGCTGAACGACACCACGCCCAGCAACAGCAAGAACACGGCGACCGTCACGCTGCCGGCCGGCACCTATACGCCGGCCGAGCTGGCGAAGGTGGTGCAGTCGTCGATCAACGGCACCTCCGCGTTCTCCAGCGCCGGCAGCTCGGTGACGGCATCGATCGATACAGATGGCAAGCTGGTGGTGTCGTCGGCCAAGTACGGTTCGCTGTCCAATATCGCCCTCAGTTCGACCAGCGGCACGTCGACGGACAGCCTGTTCGGCGGCGCCACCGCCGTGGCCGGCATGGACGTGGCCGGCACGCTGGGCGGGCATCCGGTGATCGGTTCCGGGCAAACGTTGACGGGCCTGGCCGGTACCGATGTCGAAGGCCTGAAGATCGACGTGACGGGCGGCGCGGTCGGTTCGCGCGGCACGGTCAGCTTCTCGCAAGGCTATGCCTACCAGCTCAACAACCTGGCCACGACGATGCTGGGCAAGACCGGCCAGATCACCAGCCGTACCGACGGCATCAACAAGTCGATCAAGGACGTGGAAAAACAGAGCGCCGCGTTTTCCGACAAGCTGACCGGCATCGAAGCCCGTTACCGCAAACAGTACAGTGCGCTGGACGTGATGCTGGCGAACATGCAGACCACGTCCAGCTACCTGACCCAGCAGTTGTCGGCCCTGGCCGCCAACAGCTAA
- a CDS encoding flagellar protein FlaG has protein sequence MTIDTLGPQSYARADRGFATEVATPTAGRTSTANSAATAGTTAITSTTGTTSTTRVTGTSGTGSMDELKDAIGKLNESVHAQSLEFSIDEDSKRTIVKVVDVATKEIVRQMPTEEALQIAKSLDKAIGLLIRQQA, from the coding sequence ATGACAATCGACACGCTCGGCCCGCAGTCCTACGCCAGGGCGGACCGCGGTTTTGCCACCGAAGTGGCCACGCCCACTGCAGGGCGCACTTCCACGGCCAATTCCGCGGCAACGGCTGGCACCACGGCAATAACAAGCACAACAGGCACAACAAGCACAACAAGGGTAACAGGCACGTCCGGCACCGGCTCGATGGACGAGCTGAAGGATGCCATTGGCAAGCTCAACGAATCGGTCCATGCGCAAAGCCTGGAATTCTCGATCGACGAAGACAGCAAACGCACCATCGTCAAGGTGGTCGATGTCGCCACGAAGGAAATCGTCCGGCAGATGCCGACCGAAGAGGCGCTGCAGATCGCCAAGTCGCTCGACAAGGCGATCGGCCTGCTGATCCGCCAGCAAGCCTGA